CCAGTACTTCTGCCCCTCacccacagacccctgctgctTAAGCTAATAGAAATCCTCTTTTATTAGCAGTGCTAATTTCAGGTCCCTTAGCCTATCTGTCTCAGCCCAGCCAGTGAAAAGCAACAGCACATCTGATTCATGTGCACATGAAGCCAATACATGGTGCTGCAGTGGAACAGAGATTTCAGTCCGATTGCTGCTTTCACACTTTCTGAAATCAATGACATTTCATGGGGGTAAATGACACCAGATACTAGCCTGCAAGCGCAAGGTCAGGAGTAGGTGTGTCAGTTTCCAGACACCATCTGTGTTTAGAGTCAACACAGCTGGGATCCTGTCCTGGGTCTGCCCCAGATCTcttgggtgacctggggcaagtcctATCCCCACTCTGCACCACCAGTCCCCACCAATGAGCTGGGGATAAcaatcccaccctttgtcttgtctagttagTCGGTGaatgcttcagggcagggcctgtctctcactctgtTCCCGTACAGCCCCAACTGCAGTGGGGCCTCTGACACAGCGGCAATGGGTGCAACGTGGCTAATCCTCCCCCCTCGTGGGGCTTTGAGAGTGAAGTCAGGAACGTGTGTGCTGCCAGACTCTATTCCCGTGGCCAGGATGGAGGCCATGGGAATAGATGCGGCTGGCTTGTGATGCCCGTCTCTATGGACAGGTTTTTCCAGTCCAGTGGGATACTGGGTGGGGAAAGGCTGCgaccccagccccgctctgcccccaccGCCACAGGACTCctctgtcctgcctggctttggTGTTGTTTTAATAAAGGATAAAGCCCCCTCTTTCTGCAGGAGAAACCGGCCGCAGCTGGACATGGGGAATGTGTGCAGGGAGCCTGGGGCAGAAAAAGCAGCTGTTACGAAAGCAGGTACCTTACATAAAATTCCCTTGGCAGGGAAGGAcctgtggggagaggctgggctTGGGAGCTGGGAGCATGTTGGTGAGGAAgccccagccagggcagggcaggactcTAGCAGGGTCTCTTTGTCTATAGCATTTGCACAGCCCCCGTTCCTGGTGTGCTGATGCACTAGTATTCAGGAAAGTCCCTGTGTTAAAAACATGTTGCACGTTCACAGCCCTTCCCctgcaaggatctcaaagtgcttcacaaatacaAATGCATTACCCCCACACTTCCCTGGCAGAACCTGTgtgctacagatggggaaactgaggcacaagtcTTGCTGAAGGTCAGAAAGTCAGCTAGCAGCAAAACTGGGATTAGAATCCAGGAGCCCTGACTTCCAGCACTGTGCATTAGCCTCAGggctctctgtcttctctttatGAAGAGGGCTGCTCCATAGCACCTCTTATCCTGGCAAAAGGGGTTTTATTATACACATGTGCAAAGGTGGAAGCTGGCCACAGAGAGGTGGCTTGACTAACTGAGGGGCACCTAGCCAAcccaggaacagaagccaggccTCAGGGCTGCCAGGCTGAGGACTGGAGCACATTGCCCTTCCTTTGGGGCGCATCATCTCTCTCCAGTTTACCAATGAGGTGAGCAAACCCAGACACCCTCACTCCTCCAGGGAGCAGGCCTGTGGGTGCGGGGGTCTCTTTGGGAGGCTTCCACTCACTGCCCTGATCTTCAAGGGCTTTTGTCCCTTTCCCTCCAGGCCTCATGTCGTGCTGTCTTCACTCAGCGCTCCTcctgcctcagctccctgcatGGGGAGAgctcctgctcccagtgacacTGTACCAAACCCAGCTAGTGCCCAGAGCAGGACTGGACTGggaatgggaggaggaggaatagaGAGGCCGGGCAGGGCTTTGCCTAGGGTTTTCAGATTTTACAGATAAAATAATCCCAATGTAGGAGTGATTAGCATGTGGCTGGTTTACAGGGTGACCTCCAGAGATAAGGTCAGGCAATGGGCTGCGAGCTACAGTGCTGCCCTTGAGATCGAAATCTTTGACTGCTGTAGCATTCCTTAAACACAGGGACAGCAGAAACTCCTGGATGTATACAGCTCTGTGGATACAAGCCAAGACCACGTCCCTTCTCTAGCTGCTGCACAATGGGCTGATGGTAGCTCATTGCTTGAATTAGTGTTTTCGTTTCTACTGACACAATTTAGTGAAGACATGGAATTTCACCAAAGCCCAGATCCTTTCCCTCTCCCATGCAAGCTCAGACTGGCCAGAGCCTTTGTAAAGAGCAGGGCAACTCAGCTGACAAACAGGACAAAGGAGTTTATAGATGTGGAGACACTGACAACCTTGGGATTGTTAGTATTCAGTGCAGACAACTGAGAATTGTCCTCTCTCAAATCCTTTAACTAGCAAAGGCACCTGGTCTGTTGGAGGTCACTGGACAGGAGGCCAGAGCTAgggggcatagaatcatagaatctcagggttggaagggacctcaggaagtcatctagtccaatcccctgctcaaagcaggaccgatccccaattaaatcatcccagccagggctttgtcaagcctgaccttaaaaatttctaaggaaggagattccgccacctccctaggtaacgcattccagtgtttcaccaccctcctagtgaaaaagtttttcctaatatccaacctaaatctcccccactgcaacttgagaccattactccttgttctgtcatctgctacccctgagaacagtctagagccatcctctttggaaccccctttcaggtagttgaaagcagctatcaaatcccccctcattcttctcttccgcagactaaacgtccccagttccctcagcctctcctcataagtcatgtgttccagccccctaatcatttttgttgccctccgctggactctttccaatttttccacatccatcttgtagtgtggggcccaaaactggacatacaTACATGGACATACATTCATAGTTACAATGTCCCATGCAGGAGACGCTATTTGACAGAGATTGGTGACTAGCTGGGGTGCAGTTccaccaaaatcatgagtcaggcccccaaaaccatgagagtggcttaaaaatcatgagattttaaaaccaGTCACCATTGGGCTCTTTATTTTTCTGCTTCCTGAGCCTTTTGgcagtggcggggtgggggggtcacatattcaagcttttctccacaatcacaAGAGCAAGAAACTGCCATGTAGGTCTTTTtaactgaaagctgagattcaaACCTAGTCCCAcaactccagaagctggggctttaagaaacccCCAAATATCACAAGAGCTCAGACTGGGCTGACCGAGCCAAGCAGGATTGCTGCTTTTAGCAAACACGGGAGCCTTCTGTAGAAATGAACACAGGAACAGAATGCTAGTCAGTTTAGGTTGAAATTCAACCCAGTGCACAATGCTACATGCTCCATGCAAGCCCTGTGTGAAGGCAATGAGGAGGTAGGGGCAGGCTTGTTTTGGGCGCTCTGTACCAGGGGAATTGTGTCCTTTGTGCTTTGGATTTGTTGCCACTAGTCACAAGGGGAGGGCATGCTTTGCCAGTCATGCTTTTCTCTCGTTCAGGGGGGCCAGTTTGTTCAGCGGGGCCAGAGCATCGCCCTGCAGCACACAGCAAGGTTaggaggacagaaaaaaaatgtctccaaCACACTGAACCATGCTGTAGGGCTTGAGGTAAAAATAGACACTTCAGAAGGTAGCAGCAAAGGCCTTTGGCCAATGAAGCATATAGGGAAAGGCACAGAAAAGTGAGCTAAGGAACATAAAAAAACGTAGGTGTAAAGGCACCTCCCAGGCCAGATTCATGGAAAGCAAAATACCCTGGGGCTCCATGTCTGGGAGAGGAAATGGCTTGTGTCTGTTGTCGGAGGCATAAGAAACTTTCTGCATTAGGTGGATTTGTGGGAGTGGGGATAAGACTGTAGGGCtctggcttcactgaagttaatgcaagtttggccaggatttcacctctagaATTTATTCTGCTATTCCTGCAAAAGACATGGAAGAAGTAAACTCTTTGTCCCCAAGAACTCTGGTGAGATATACCATACAAAATCTGCCCTCATCAGCCCACAAAACAGCTGGGCAAGGCTATGCAAGCCTCTGAGGGTCTGTGCActgccatggctggcctgtgcagGCAGAGTAAGGCTGAGTCTGCTGTTTCACTGTGATGCAGCCGTTTGGGCTcctgctggagctcaggctctagaatcctgtgaggtgggagggtcccagagctcaggcaggACCTACCCTgcaaatgaaacagccccacaccccaagtcagctggcccagcagccctgggtttttaattgcagtgcagacacacccttTTGGAAGTATCTCAGAAATGCATACAGAAGCCAGGCTTATTACTGCATTTGCACTGGGGGCCCCTAAGAGCTCTGTGGATGAGCACAAGTTGGTGCATGTTAGCGTTACGGGCAGGATGGAGAGCTGGTACTCACTTTGCTGATCGTTGGTTTGGGATCTAGGGCAGCCCATGGAATCATCCAGGAAATAAGAACAGCTTTAGGAGCAGTTGGGATCAAGGCTGAAGAGCTCAAGTCAAACCTGGCTGGGCCagatttcaatggagctgcaaTGAGCATGGGTTGTAAAGGCCATGCTTAGATACAACCCTCCTCACATTACTGCTGTGCATCACATCAGTGGCAGCCACGAACTTGCTCTTCTGGATTGTGGGAAGGATCCTTGCCAGCATAAACACCAACCACCCATTTATTTCAAGAGCCACTTCCAAGTGTTGCTAATTGATCCCGCAAGGCTCTGAGCACCTGAGCCACCCCAATGACTTCAAGGGGCTGGGCATATGCTGTACCGCTTTGCTGGGCCAGCAAGCCCTAGCAGGCTATTCCTGACTGGGGTCCAGATACAGAACGCATCTACGGACATGGTCACAGGGAGCACTCAACAGAGAGAGCAGGTAGCATAGACCTGGTCCTTGTGAATCACGGGAAGGGAATGCCAGGCCTAGCTTTCTGCCATGAACTTTGTGCTGTACGTTGCTCTGGGGCTGCCACGAGTTTGTTTTCTCTGCATGCAGAGAAATGCAGTGGAGTATGTCTGACTGCCAGGGCAGCTGCATGCTGGGAGGCCATGGAATGCAAACCGAAAAGTGATTTTTGCAACAAGAAAGTTTTCTCAGGTATCAGAGAAGGACAATGGAGGGAATGACCAAGGGGTGTATGCCAGCTATGAGGTGTATTAGCGGCAGGAAAATTtaattaggctatgtctacactacacagcttttcgTGACATGGCTTTGTCACTGCAGTCGTGccgtgtagccgctgtttgttggctctcctgccgacaacaaACTTCCCCCCGCCCAACGAGCGGCCTTTGTGTTGCTGGTAGGAGAGCGCTCCCGCTGACAGTGTGCTATTCACAGCGGCACTTGTcacggcaaaacttttgtctttcgggggcgggggttaacacctctgaaagacaaaagttttgtcattcaattgccagtgtagacacagctttagTTGCAAACCTGTGGCTGGTAGACAGGAGACTGTCACACGGCATTTAGAAGACTTTTGTGGGACTTGGATTCTGACATAAGTTGAACCATATGATCCAGCTTTAAAGAGCCCCTGGACCTGAGACATGCAGCACGTCAGGGAGAGGCACACAATCTGCGCTCTCTCTCTACTAGGTGCTTTGTTTTTCTCCTGTCTTGCttttcttcatgtgccagtatatttatgcttgtatctgtaattttcactccatgcatctgatgaagtgggtttttacccacaaaagattatgcccaaataaatctgttggtctttaaggtgccaccggactcctcgttgtttttgtggagacagacacacggctacccctctgatacttgtcttGCTTTTGTTGTTTTCCTGAATCTATGGCCAAACCATTCAAAGGGTGAGTACACCAGTTGCTCTGTGCATGTGGGGAAAGGTGGCAAACCCTTTGCCTTGGTCAGGCTGGAACCATCTGCTCCCCTAGCCCCACTCTCCCTTAGGAATAGATTTGGCAGTGGTGTTCTTGCTCATCTGTTCGTTGCAGTTTACATCTTTTCATTCTCCGCCAGCTGAAGCCAAACTCTCTGCTGttcctggggagctgggagggttGCAAAACTGGGTAGGAGCCACTGTTTCTGCTGTGAGAGTTTTTGGCATTGGAAAGCAAACAGCTAAAGTCAACAGCAGGGAGCAGTTTGTGGgtacccagcccccagcctgccctttgCATTTCAGAGTCTGCTGCTCACTGGCTCACTCCCTCTTGCATAacccagctcagcaggggagtGATGAGGGCTGGCATTTGCTAGTGCTATGTTTTCCCACCCTGGGGATGTCAGCTGCCTCCCAATAAATAGGGGGCTGCACTGGGGctcctgctcacacacagcctgcctctctccctccactcTGCACAGAGCTCAGCTCCAAAGGGCCAcagggaagggaagagacagAAGCATGCAGACCACGCTGCTCAGCCTCCTGGGGCTGGCCCTGTTTGGTGCTCTCCATGGGCAGGAGGAAGTCACCGTGCAACCCGACTTTCAGCAGGAGAAGGTAACCTGGCCCATCTGTGTGTGCCCATGCCCAGAGGACTGGCTCCCTTCCTTCTCTTTTCAGAGGCAGGGATGGATCTGGATCCTGATTCCAACCAGTTCCGAGAGCAGGGCAATTCAGAGCAGAGGGTGGTTCAGGCCCTTATGAAGGCGGCTGGTGCCCAGCTGAGAACTGGGGTCCCACGCTGGATTTGGGTGctgaactcccctccccccagttgagagtgtttggatctggggttctgATTCAGCCCAGTGTAGGAGAGCTGCAACATTTGGATCCAGGTTCAGATGCTGAACCTCCAGTGTGTGGGGCTGTGCAGCGCAGAGCGGCTTGGTCATCTCTAGAGTGGTGGGTGGCACTTGTCCGGGCACAGAGGGGGCTGgcagggtcagggcaggctgaGCAGAGCCAGGTGGGCAGGTTATTCCCAATAATCAGCCAGTAGGAAGGtttttataccttcctctgaagcaggtCTGGCCCAAGGCAGGACCCTGGGCTTGCTGCAGCCAGGTCTGGCCCGCCCTGGCAGTGCCCGTGGTGACTGGGGTCTGTGTGCAGTTCACAGGGAAGTGGTATAGCATTGGCCTGGCCTCCAACTCCAGGTGGTTCAAGGAGAAGAAGCAGGTGCTGAAGATGTGCACCACGGTCATCACGCCCGCAGCAGATGGGAACCTGAATGTCACCTCCACCTACCCCAAGTAAGGCTGCCGGTGCCACtggggccctgccctgcctgagggggaAGGGCGCCATTTCCACCTCACAAAGGCTcgtcccacccccttcccagggcCCAGCTGGCGCTGGGGGGGTCCTTCACCCACGGGATGCTCttgtcccctccccctcacaccagTCCCAGGGAAACCCCAGGTGGGCTTGGGGTCCTGTCCCCATCTTGACATGGACAGGGGGTGTCTGGTGCCCCTTGCCTGCAggtctgggcagtggggggccaCTTGGGCCGGGCACAAGCAGCCTTCTCCTCCCTGTTACGCcctggagcaagggcagggctcaGTCCCAGGGCCGGGGCTCAGGGAGTGCAGCGATGGTTCCCTCCTAGCACCTCTGGGGTGCAAACTGCCCTATGCGAGGGAAGCCCGGCCTCCCTGAGCTGACCAGACTCTTGCGGGGAGATCTGGCTGCCTGTGGCTCAGCCCCTCCTGGAGCCTCCAGGGTGTCAGTCACAGCCTGGCCCTGTCCAAGCAGCaggccccagccaagagcccTTGGAGAGTGCTGCGACCTCCTTCcggggggagtggaggagggcTGCCAGGCACAGCATCCTGTCCCTGCCATGGGAGGGAGGGTCTGGGTTTCCCTGGAATACTCCGCCTCTGACACTCCGTATTGCCCCAGCCCCAGGATTCCGACTGGGTCTccaccccactgctcctctcAGTTATGATTCCCAGCTTAGCCCAGCAGGCTCTGTTTCTACTACCGCCCACATGGATTGTTGTGGGTCAGAGAGAAAGCTCTCCTGTGGGGGTCCAAAGAATGCTTTGCCCTCCCAAccgaggctctcaaagcactctgGAGCCATTAATTAGCTCCCATAACCATTAAGTCAGTCAGGGTCTCcctgtttcacagatggggaaactgaggcacagagaggggatggGACAAGGTCAAACAGTGAGTcattgtcagagctgggaatagatttTAGGAGACCTGATTCCTTGATTCCCTGTCCCTACCATGTGATGTGGATGCCAGGTGGTGGGATGGCTGACTGGCTCTCTAGATGGGGCTGTAGGAGCTGGTAATGGGGGGGCAATAAGGGCTGACGTGACTCTGCCGGTTTGGGGGGGTGACACGGAGGCTCGCTCCAGATCACGCTCTACCAGCGTACAGAGTCCTGGTCTCCAGCAGCAAGGCCAGGTGCCCGGAGTCCTTGCCAAGCAGGCTCAGCACATGGTGACAAAGCAGAGCTGATCTTAGTGAAGCTGCTGTCTGAGCAGATTTCCAGGGCCAGTGCTGGAGGATCCCGACTTGGGCTCTTGTGCCCCCTGGAGGGGGTTTTCGGTTCTCTCTGCAGTCTGTGCAAGGCAGCAGCATGGCGGTCGCACCTCTCAGCTTGCTGCACACCCGAGGGTGGGGTCTggctggcagggccggctctaggcaccagcaaagcaagcacaggcttggggcggcacaattccaggggcggcgtcCGGCCCCcctgttttttttggttttttgtttttgcctggGCAGCTgtgctcttggagcttggggcgGCCCTGCTGGCTGGTGGAGTTTGGGGGAATTTCAGCTCTCCCCGCAGTGGCCATATGGCGTCAGGCATTGCTCACCAGCTGGACGCTGGATCTCCCTCCGCTGCTGGGGGCAATGGGAAAATCGGAGTCTTCCCTCAGCCTGCTAACGTGCTTGTTTCCTGCCTTTCCCACACACTGCCCAGGTCTGATCGGTGCGAAAAGAGGACCAGCCTTTTCATCAAGACGGACCAGCCAGGCCGATTCAGCTACACCAGCCCACGTGAGTTTTGCTGCTCTAGCTCCATTGCAGCATCCCGCCCTGCCCTGGCACGCCGCGCCCTGGGCAGTGCCCGCAGCTGAGAGCAGGACAGTCTGCCCCTTTGTTGGCCAGGATGGCCAGGAGTCACTAGATAAATAAACTCACAGCTTTCTCCTGAGAGCCCCcttccagctccagcccagcccaaAATGGGAGCAGATTTAGCACAAGGATTTAGAGCTGTTAGCACTTAACTGTGCAAGAAAAGAGATTGAGGAGCTCAGCCTGGGAATGGCTCCTGTGCTAGGCGTCCAACTGCCATTGGAAAAGGGTGTGTGCAATGGGCCAAGGCAGAGGGCACCAGAACGAGTGCCATCAGGGCTGGGTTCCTGTCCCCGCTGACCCCCACTCTGCCATGGCCTGACTCAGGGGTGTGAGAactgtgaagtcagtgggagcggGAGGTGCAGGGCACCTTGGCTAATCAGAGCCCTGAGTTTCAGTCATGTCTGCAGTTTTTGACATGGATCTGTCGAGTAACCGTGCTGGTCTCTACGAGTCACCACTACAGAGCCCCCCATCCTGTGTCTGAGTATCGGGGAGAGTGACAGGACCATTtggattggctgagcagggggcacCTCACTCTCCTCTTAGGAGGACAAAATTGTGTCTCTAGAACCAAACGCTGCCTGGGGAGTTCAAAGTCACGCCGCATGGGGGAGCCATTGTGAAGAGCGCACTGCCCTGCTCCGGCCAGCGCGCCCTCACATAGGGCACAACTCCgtgctcttcaaaatggcgtCCCCAGTCCAATATTGGTACCAGATAGGGGACGAACGACCCAAAGAGAGGGTTGTGGGGCTCAGAATCGGGGGCGCAGCCCTCCTACCAGCTGGCGTGAATTGGCTCCGCTCGACTGGAGTCAATGCCTGTTTACACCAGCCGAAGGGCGGCAGGCCGGGGGGGGAGCCCCGCTCATTAGCTGGGGGTGTCGGGCCCGAGGGGGAGGAGCCCCTCTCATAAGCTGGAGACAGCAGGCCTGCGGGGGAGCCCTGCTCCATATATATACTGGTATCTGTGCTTGCTCATCTCTGCCCTGCGCCTCTGTCCATGCCCCCTGCAGGCTGGGGCAGCCAGCTCGACATCCGTGTGGTGGAGACCAACTACGATGAGTACGCCCTGCTGTACACCAAGAAGTTCAAGGGCACCGACACCTTCACCATGGTGACTCTGTACGGTACGTGGCACCTGGATCCAAGGCCCAGGGGTGGCACCTCTGTCCTGCACATTGGGGAACTCTGCCGGCAGAGACTCAGGgctccccttcagcccccatctgAGAGACACCCTCCTTCCACTCTACATGGCTCTGTTTTGAATTTCTGCAGGATATGCCCTGAAGAAGTGGGGGCTCATCCCCCAGGAAGGAGTTGGGTGGCGTCGTGGGGCCCTGCAGAACCTGAGGCTCTGCCCCAGAGCCCAGTGGCAGGGCAGTGGTTGTTGTGCCCCGAGCTGAGGCAAGGCTGGTTGTGATGCATAGAAAGGGGATTTGCTGGTGAGGCTGCCGGACACAGGCCCTGTGCTGTGGGTCAGTGGTGCCTAGTGCTAACACACAGGCTGTCATGGACGGGGCTGATTGTAGCAAGAGGGGCTCACTCTCACCCGGAGTGTCTTGATTCCCTGGCTGCAGGCAGAACTACGGAGCTGAACCCTGAACTACAGGAGAAGTTCACCCAGTTCTCCTTGGCGCAGGGGCTCCCAGAGGACACTATTCTCCTCCTGCCAAAAACCGGTAAGAACAAACCGTAGGTAAAAAGACAAGAGATAAGATTGGGAGAAATGCCCTGTGGAGCTCAGGAGCTGAGGGTGCACTTGGCAAGCCTGTCTGTAATGCAAACTGCTTGTGTGCTGTGTTCCCAGCCGTGTAGCTCtagccaatgttccctctaattttttacatccatgtgcggagtacgtgtgcaccaatatggaggtgatatgtgacggggtggggctgaggggtttggagtgtgggagggggctcagggctggggcagagggttagggtgaggggccagggatgaggggttctgggtgcaggagggggctcggggctggggcagagggttagggtgtgtgtcgggggggtgagggctctggctggagttgcgggctctggggtggggctgggatgagggatGAGGGTTGCAGGCTTCCCcggggctgcagagagaggactccccccagccctctcttgctgcagcagccCGGGGCCGAGGAGAGGCACCTTTCCCCACCTGCGTGGCCCTTGGTAGCCTGCAGGGTGGCCACAcagtttagagggaacttaggctcTAGCCCAGCCTTATCCTATGTAGGTGCCTCAATCTGGCCATCTGTGTCCAAAGAGAGGCTCCTAAATTTGGCCCCCACAGACTTGATTGGAAATGGAGGGCGCTCAGTGCCCCTGAAACTCACTGGCACTGTACACAGTCCCTTAATCATCCAATAACTCCAGCCGTGCTGGACGGTGCCTCCATTGCTCTGAACCAGAGGGGAAACTGCTGA
This region of Eretmochelys imbricata isolate rEreImb1 chromosome 16, rEreImb1.hap1, whole genome shotgun sequence genomic DNA includes:
- the PTGDS gene encoding prostaglandin-H2 D-isomerase, which gives rise to MQTTLLSLLGLALFGALHGQEEVTVQPDFQQEKFTGKWYSIGLASNSRWFKEKKQVLKMCTTVITPAADGNLNVTSTYPKSDRCEKRTSLFIKTDQPGRFSYTSPRWGSQLDIRVVETNYDEYALLYTKKFKGTDTFTMVTLYGRTTELNPELQEKFTQFSLAQGLPEDTILLLPKTDKCMTDAA